GACATCTTGATGGTCAAAGGACATCGCCATCATGCAATCAGTCAATGGCACGTTCAATGAATCTAAGGTGGTGAACTCGGTAAGTAAACAAACACAAGTAAAGATGTGATCGCCCACTCATCATGTTCCTCCATGTGGAATGGCACATGCACCTGATTGACAAGTTCAAACCCATCAAAGAATCCGGCCTTGGATTGTCCCATTGTATTAGCCAATTCCTATGGACTGGTTTGATGGAGTGATTGATTCCTCCCATGTTTCATGTCCTGACAACAAAGAAACAAGTGACTGTTGAGGACAAAACACAGGCAAAGAGTGggaatctttcatgtcatgaaacAATCGATTTCACCTAATAAAATGTTGGATTGCGTCTACTCAACACTTTGATGAGTGGGATTCCAAATGTGTGGTGGATTTAACTAAGATCTTTATGCAATTCAGTGGCTCTTTAGCTTCAGCTATACCACTCTTTCATATTCAGAATGCCAACATAACTTGAAATGCACAATCCAAAAGAGATGAAAATATGGCGCAGCAACAGTGAATACCATATGAATCCATCGACGAGGTTAATGATTTTGAAGCTTTCTTCGATGCACCACGACAGAAAACATGGAATCCAATCCGAAGAAGATTGGAGGTTTCTTTGTCTAAAGTAATAGAACAGTTCATGTTGATGTCTATGTAAAGACGTATGGCAGCATGCAACGATAATCTATATATAGAATAATGCGCGTAGATCAAAATGTTTCCGAAATAGTGCAGCATGCGACGATGATCATAGGTCAAAATGGCAGGGACGGGTGGAGCTGCTTGCACAGGGTGAGATAGGTGAGGTAGAGCAGTCGGTCCTTGGCCCCCGTGCGATGGTTCTCGGTGTGCTTGCAGAAGTACTTGAGCCGCCGGAGGTTGCAGCAGCCCAGCGTCTGACCCAGCAGCATGAACAACCAGTTGATGTCGCGCTTCTTCGCGGCCACGATCGGCTGCATGGAGTTCGGCAGCCCGCAGGCCTCGCAGTGCGGGAACGTCGGATGCATCCACGCCGGCGGCGCTCGGTCGTGCATGAGGTGCTTCCGCGCCATGATGAAGCCTGCAACCTCCTCGAACTTGGCCTCCAAGTCGTACCTGATCACCCGGCTCACCTTGCAGTGCTTGCACTGCGTCTCGCCGTGGATCTCCGCGATGCCGATGGCGCGCAGGTGGCTGAGCGTGTGAACGGTAGCGCGGCGAGGGGTGGCCCAAGGGAAGGGAGGAGGTATGATGCTGGTCTTGTCACGTCCCTTCGGTGCCGGCGCTGGTCGTGTACGTCCAAACGACTGAACAGGAGCAGGCGAGGCGGGAGCGATGGAGAAGGGACAGGGGAAGGAGGAAGACTCGCCAAGTGCAAGGGTAAGTTTACAGATGGGATCCTCTACATCCGCATGGCTCTCTGGCTTCTCCACCCCTCCGGCTTCCATGGCTGGTACAGATCAGAAAGAGACGGtccagagagggagagggagagggagagttagggttagggttgatgAATACAGAGGGACAAGGAATCCAATTAGGTGATAATGCCACTAAATATTAAGCACAGAATTGGAGGATTTGTGTTACTAATAAAGATCAATTAGTGGTATAGACACCAATTGCTTTGGATTCTGAGCTCCGTTtgtacaacaaaaaaaaaaataataataaaaataataatattattattaacaaTAATATAGTTGAAATCTTGATTTGCATGGCATCAACAGTTCTAATGTGTGATGGGATTGAGAATTATTATGTTAAAGTGGCTTTGGATTAAGTTGGATTGAGAAAATTAGAGAAAAGAGAtgattgggaaagagaagaacaAAATGAGAGCAAAAGATGTGTTCTTACCCATGGCAGAGAGAAGGATTGGGTTTAAGTGAGAGAGAATGTTTTTGAGCCAAAAAGAACTGTGCACTCTTTATTCAATCCTATTTATTTACTCATGATTTGCCAAAGATTTATTAATTAAACCTAAGAATAAACATATATTGCTAGTTTTGTGCAtgtagaaaattatatatatgtttttaaatcCCTATAACAAAAACAATGTCTGCAATAAATGGAAAATTTTCATTCTTTTATTGACCAGCTTTTGATCTGCCCAAGTTGTTGGTTGTCGAAAGATAAtgttgcaatatatatatatatatatatatatatatatatatatatatatattgtgtgtggTAAAATGATTGTTCATATTCTTTGATAGTTAATGTTTGGTTTGCCCAAATTGTAGTGAGAAATTAATGTTTCAAATGCTACATCAAACTCACTGGAGTTTACTTGATATGGTGAACACAAGGTGATGATGTCTCTCCCTTTTTAAGAGGAACAATGAATACAAAGCCATTGAATGCCCAAAAGGAGCAGGGATCCATCTATTAAGCCCGTGCATAGGCAATAATGATTCACTGTTCTTGGGTTCTGTCGAGAGCATGAACCGAGCAGTAATTCTTCTGAAAGGATGCAATAATGGCAGATTCAGACATCAAACCTAAGACCTAGCTAAGAGAAACACTGCTGGAGAACAGGATCCAGCATAGATTCCAGAGAAAGATATCCTTTGGGATGCTTCCGATCCTAGCAATGGCAGTGATCCAAAGTTGCACAGTAAAGTACAGTCGCACTGCACACACAGAGAAGGCGATAGATTAACTCATCGTCATCTCTTCTTGGACTCTTggacctgctgctgctgcttgaccGATGACTTCCTTCTGCCAGGGATACACTTACCTTTCACATCCCCTCCTCTGTCGTCCCGCATCTCCAGCTTCCCTTTACCAATCCCAAGCTTTGAGCTCCTGTCTCCAACAGCATCAACGCCAACGATTAATCATACTGCATTAGTCACTGGTTAGTGAAGCTTAAAGCCACAATCCCTGCACAAAGCTTAAGGCTGTCATGCATGCCTGACAAGCAGGAGCTCAACTGATGGATTGGGTGGAGGTTAATCCCCAGTGGAGTGAAGTAGGATAAGGAAAGGTGTCACCTTTCTTCGTTGTAGGAGGAGGATTTCTTGAGAGAGGGCTCGGACGGCCCCATGCTACCCTCGAAGATGCTGCCGCTGAAGTACTCCTTGTCCTCTATCAGGGGGTGACAGAAGCGGGGGTTATCCGAGTGGCGACGCAGCTCGTCCTCCTCGCCCGCCCGGCTCGCGAGTCGACTCACCACTCCACGGTGTCGCCCGTTGCTTCTCCGCTCCTCAACTGGCGAGGCGGAGGTGGCGGCGGCCTTGATCATTCCGCCGCTGGGGCTGCTTCTTCCCTTCAGGGCCGCGGACCCGCAGGCGATGAGTTGGAGCAGGACCGAGTTCCGAGTCAGGCCCGGTTCCGGCGTCTGGTCGACCTCCTCGAACCTCCGGGAGGCGCCGAGGCCGGGGGCGTGTGTGGGGGGCTTGTCCGACGTGGTGGAGGAAGGCGGAGACGAGTCGTCGGTGGGCAGCTCGGTGAGCCCGTGGTGGTTAGCCGGAGCCGCGACTCGCTCGATCTCGTCCGTCGAAACGCCCTGGGAAAGCCGAGAGTAACCTGCGCCGTTCGGATACTTGTCACCCCCAGTGCCCTTACCGCCTCTCAGCTCTTCCTCCTCTGAAACCTCTTCTTCCGCTGCCTCTTCTTCGTCGTCGTCTTCTGGTTCCAAAAGGAGTCTGGGGGGCGCAGGAAGTCGTTTTGGCTGCCTGGTGCTCGCAGTGACGTGTTGGAAACGCGCTGACACGCAAATCTCAAGTTGAATACAGCCAAAGAAACGCTTgcaatcaagtggaaacatccaaTAAAACAGTAACAGGGACTCGGGAAAGGAGGAGGCCAAGGAAAGACCATAAGCGCCCGGGATGATCTCAGAGCCTTTCAGAACGTACTCCACGCCTTCCGCCGGAAAGATGATGTCGTTCTCGGCCAAGTCATTCCACACGTACCCATTCTTGTAGCTCCTTTTTCGTGTTTCACAGATCGTTACAAGAACATCAGAACAGGTTGGCAGGACAATCAATAAAGGATTAATAACAGGAATCGATAGAGATTACCTCTTGCAAGACCAGGAAAAGAGGGAAGGCATGCCTTTGCCTCGGAGAAGAGTCAGTCTCTCCATCACATCTAATTCATGCAAGACACActctgagaaagagagagagagagagagagagagagagagagagagagagaaggcgacCTCGGAGGCGGAGCTGGTGGTTTGGGAGGTGAGGGAGCTCGATGAAGTGGGGTTGCTCCAGCTGCCCATTCCTGCTGAGATAGTATATGACCTGAACTTTCCTCAAACACCTGATGAACCTCTGTTGCTGCGAGCACCCCAGTCTGGCTCGCTCTGGGCTCGCCTCCCTGCTGCTGAGCCTCCTTCCTCTTCCACCCCTGATCTCCATCTCCACAACAAACAGCAACTGTTACTACGGCCAGGCTCTGTAGCTGTTTCTCGAATGATGTGAACGAAaaggagcgagagagagagagatagagaggaggaggaggaaaaagaCGGGGATCCGGTAACGTGCGAAGTGTCCACCCTCTGTTTCGGTCTCTTTATAGCAAGCAGTGTGCGTGACGACACAGGCCAGGGTGAGGTACACCGGTGTCTCTCCCTGTACCACTGCGTTGCCTTTTGACACGTTGCATGATTCGAGACAGAGACCGGACGATGCGTCCTTACGTGCAAAAGCCCGTCTTCATGGATCGTAAGCTGCAAGAAGTAAAAGAGACGAAGAAGAAACGCTCGGAAACAGACTGGGCAGTAACTCTCTTCGccgattcaaattcaaatcgagaagaagaagaaagaagcttcACATGATTTGACAACCAAATGGAGATCAAAGGGATTACTATTACTCATGTGATTCTTGATGAagaagaagtagaggaagaaCCATCGGTTCTCTCCCATCTCCTTGCAGTTCAGTTCTTCACCACTGTCCCACTGTCTGGCCAACACCCTCTTTGATCCTCAAGAGGAATGAGTGGTTCAATCATTTTTCTTCTATTGTCTCATCATTTTATCTGACGAAATCCAGATACATTGAAAGTGGAACAGTTTCATGCATCACTCACGACCGTTGGTTTGACCAAGGATTGGTGAAGACAGCTCAAGCATCCCAAGCTTGCAGGGGGCCTCGGAAGGCTCAGCATGGCTGCTTTGGATCCTGTGCTGCTCGTCCCACTCCAAATCGACATCTCTTGAGGTGACCACTCCGTTCACCCTTCAGTAGCTATCACTCAGTAAATGCTACTGACCTTACAAAATTATTATACGAGCTGTTTAAGATTTTCTTTGAAAAATGATGTGATGTGATGTTATGTGATGTGATCCAAAAAACGACATGGCAAGTCAAATCCTTTTATAACACCATCAGGTTAATATTTTTCTTcgagataatattttatatttaattttatcctATATATCTATATTTTATTTTGGTTTGATTTGATTTAAGAGGAAAAGAATATGCATTTATCAATTTTCAGAAAACATGTATTTGATAAAgtattattttctttgaaaaatcaaaagaaatagTTTTGTCGGTTTCAGCGACTCGCCCGCCAAGTGTTCGGTGGACAACCCGTTCAGCTCGCACGTGAGAAGGAGCGGTTTTGGGGAGTCGTGGGGGGAAGCGGTTTCCCTGGCACGTGCGATTCGTTTATCTTTTTCCACGTGTCCTTATCAGGGACGATACATGATAGCGATAGCACGTAGTACCGATAgctgccgccaccaccaccaccgtctcCGCAGGTCGTTCATGGCGGAGATCCTCTTTGCTGGGCACCTCGACCTCCGTCTTGGCCCCGACTCCTTCAAGCTCTCCCCTCATCCTCCAACGCCCCTCCCTCTCGGTCGCTTGCTCTCCAGATCACCTTCGCTGCCTCTGCCGAGGTCCAGGACCGTGACGAAGCCCCTCTCTAGATCCTTCTCCGAGATACTATCCGTCACCGGTACTTCAGATTCCCTTCCCATTTGATTCCTAGACTATGGATCGGCGATTGGCGGCGTTCTTTAACGCCTTGTCGGTCTTGCCCTTGATCTTGTTGCTGTTCTTTATCGGGGGTTTGATGGTGATTTCGACAGATTGCTCCGACGGCAGCACCATCTTCCGATTCGGTGATGCGACCGAGGTGAAGCGGGACGAGGTTGCTGCTTCTGGAAACTGTGTTCTTGAGAAGGATGTGGAAAACTCGGGGAAAGCAGACGCGAAAAATCCAACGGAAAATGATTCTTGTGAGATGAGCCAAGAAACACCAAAACGATCCGATCTTGAGATGAAGGGATTGGAACCAGTCGTAATTGGAGCTGGGATCTGTTTGGAGGAGACTGCGGTAGCCAGTGAAGAAAAGATTACTGTTAACGAGGTAGAGAAGCCAGAAGCAACCAGGGAATCTTGTGGTAACGGAGAATTTAAGGGGTTGGCCGCACAACTAAGCCAAGAAAGCTGTGTCTCTGCAATAGATGATGTTGGATCTTTGATAGAAGATGAGGAAGAGGGTGTAAACTCCGTGGATGTTTGCAATAAGGTTGATGAAGCAAAGTGTTGTGTTGAGTGGACAAACATATTAATAGGACATGCTTCTCGGAATGATGATAAGGTAGTACGAGATATTGATTCGGACATTCATGTTTCACCAGAAGATCAGGTTGTTCAGTCTCTGGATGAAGATTCTGATTCTGCTTTGAGAGCATCAGTGAGATCAGTTTGTCCGGCTAAATGCATGGATATGGAGGTGAATTCTGTCAGTGAAACTTCACAATTATCGAGTAGTTCTTGTATGGATGAGTCAGAGGGTGAATCAAGCTATGGAACTCAAGTAGAAAAGGCACCAGAATATAGTGAAGGGAGAACCTCTGATATGGACATTGACTTTGGAGATAACTCACTTGATGTAATGACTTTTGAAGCAACTAAAGAACATAAGGAATCAAGAAGCCCTGATATGGATGACGAGGTGAAAGATGTTCATGGTGATGGAATGCTCCAACATAGTGGTAGTTTTGAGAATCTAGAAATCCCAGTTCATGAGACTATTCAAATCATGGAAGCCCAATTTGAAGATATCGGGGCTTCACAAGTGTCTAGGGCAGCTCAGGACATCACTGATGTGGATGTGGAATTAATCTCTTCTTATTCAGATGACCATGGGGACAGCAATACTGTTGAAAGCTTAGTCAAAGTAATATTCTTATTCTATTTCCTTTCTTAGTTCTTATCTGTGAACTTATGTAAGAAATATGCAAAAAAATTGCATAACATGCTATGGGTAAACAATAATCTTTCTGGTTTTCATATAAGTCTTAAGTTGGTAGTTTGTTTTCAGCTGTTCTCATATAGTtaacttagatttttttttttcatgatgtaGTGTGGACAATTTCCAACCTTCTAGAatatctaacacttttacatcttTTGATGTCCATGTCCATGCACTACCAGCTTTACATGGATGGATAATAGTAGGATGTAAATTGTAAGAACTGCATGTCTAAGACCATATAATTAGAGAACCTCATGGCTGTTCTTTGGCACGTTCGGATTCATGCACAA
The window above is part of the Musa acuminata AAA Group cultivar baxijiao chromosome BXJ2-6, Cavendish_Baxijiao_AAA, whole genome shotgun sequence genome. Proteins encoded here:
- the LOC103988330 gene encoding uncharacterized protein LOC103988330, with the protein product MEAGGVEKPESHADVEDPICKLTLALGESSSFPCPFSIAPASPAPVQSFGRTRPAPAPKGRDKTSIIPPPFPWATPRRATVHTLSHLRAIGIAEIHGETQCKHCKVSRVIRYDLEAKFEEVAGFIMARKHLMHDRAPPAWMHPTFPHCEACGLPNSMQPIVAAKKRDINWLFMLLGQTLGCCNLRRLKYFCKHTENHRTGAKDRLLYLTYLTLCKQLHPSLPF
- the LOC135614644 gene encoding protein SOSEKI 2-like isoform X3; translated protein: MEIRGGRGRRLSSREASPERARLGCSQQQRFIRCLRKVQVIYYLSRNGQLEQPHFIELPHLPNHQLRLRDVMERLTLLRGKGMPSLFSWSCKRSYKNGYVWNDLAENDIIFPAEGVEYVLKGSEIIPGAYARFQHVTASTRQPKRLPAPPRLLLEPEDDDEEEAAEEEVSEEEELRGGKGTGGDKYPNGAGYSRLSQGVSTDEIERVAAPANHHGLTELPTDDSSPPSSTTSDKPPTHAPGLGASRRFEEVDQTPEPGLTRNSVLLQLIACGSAALKGRSSPSGGMIKAAATSASPVEERRSNGRHRGVVSRLASRAGEEDELRRHSDNPRFCHPLIEDKEYFSGSIFEGSMGPSEPSLKKSSSYNEERSSKLGIGKGKLEMRDDRGGDVKVRLYFTVQLWITAIARIGSIPKDIFLWNLCWILFSSSVSLS
- the LOC135614644 gene encoding protein SOSEKI 2-like isoform X1 is translated as MEIRGGRGRRLSSREASPERARLGCSQQQRFIRCLRKVQVIYYLSRNGQLEQPHFIELPHLPNHQLRLRDVMERLTLLRGKGMPSLFSWSCKRSYKNGYVWNDLAENDIIFPAEGVEYVLKGSEIIPGAYGLSLASSFPESLLLFYWMFPLDCKRFFGCIQLEICVSARFQHVTASTRQPKRLPAPPRLLLEPEDDDEEEAAEEEVSEEEELRGGKGTGGDKYPNGAGYSRLSQGVSTDEIERVAAPANHHGLTELPTDDSSPPSSTTSDKPPTHAPGLGASRRFEEVDQTPEPGLTRNSVLLQLIACGSAALKGRSSPSGGMIKAAATSASPVEERRSNGRHRGVVSRLASRAGEEDELRRHSDNPRFCHPLIEDKEYFSGSIFEGSMGPSEPSLKKSSSYNEERSSKLGIGKGKLEMRDDRGGDVKVRLYFTVQLWITAIARIGSIPKDIFLWNLCWILFSSSVSLS
- the LOC135614644 gene encoding protein SOSEKI 2-like isoform X2 translates to MEIRGGRGRRLSSREASPERARLGCSQQQRFIRCLRKVQVIYYLSRNGQLEQPHFIELPHLPNHQLRLRDVMERLTLLRGKGMPSLFSWSCKRSYKNGYVWNDLAENDIIFPAEGVEYVLKGSEIIPGAYGLSLASSFPESLLLFYWMFPLDCKRFFGCIQLEICVSARFQHVTASTRQPKRLPAPPRLLLEPEDDDEEEAAEEEVSEEEELRGGKGTGGDKYPNGAGYSRLSQGVSTDEIERVAAPANHHGLTELPTDDSSPPSSTTSDKPPTHAPGLGASRRFEEVDQTPEPGLTRNSVLLQLIACGSAALKGRSSPSGGMIKAAATSASPVEERRSNGRHRGVVSRLASRAGEEDELRRHSDNPRFCHPLIEDKEYFSGSIFEGSMGPSEPSLKKSSSYNEERSSKLGIGKGKLEMRDDRGGDVKGKCIPGRRKSSVKQQQQVQESKKR
- the LOC135614644 gene encoding protein SOSEKI 2-like isoform X4 codes for the protein MEIRGGRGRRLSSREASPERARLGCSQQQRFIRCLRKVQVIYYLSRNGQLEQPHFIELPHLPNHQLRLRDVMERLTLLRGKGMPSLFSWSCKRSYKNGYVWNDLAENDIIFPAEGVEYVLKGSEIIPGAYARFQHVTASTRQPKRLPAPPRLLLEPEDDDEEEAAEEEVSEEEELRGGKGTGGDKYPNGAGYSRLSQGVSTDEIERVAAPANHHGLTELPTDDSSPPSSTTSDKPPTHAPGLGASRRFEEVDQTPEPGLTRNSVLLQLIACGSAALKGRSSPSGGMIKAAATSASPVEERRSNGRHRGVVSRLASRAGEEDELRRHSDNPRFCHPLIEDKEYFSGSIFEGSMGPSEPSLKKSSSYNEERSSKLGIGKGKLEMRDDRGGDVKGKCIPGRRKSSVKQQQQVQESKKR
- the LOC135585921 gene encoding probable protein phosphatase 2C 71; translation: MAEILFAGHLDLRLGPDSFKLSPHPPTPLPLGRLLSRSPSLPLPRSRTVTKPLSRSFSEILSVTDCSDGSTIFRFGDATEVKRDEVAASGNCVLEKDVENSGKADAKNPTENDSCEMSQETPKRSDLEMKGLEPVVIGAGICLEETAVASEEKITVNEVEKPEATRESCGNGEFKGLAAQLSQESCVSAIDDVGSLIEDEEEGVNSVDVCNKVDEAKCCVEWTNILIGHASRNDDKVVRDIDSDIHVSPEDQVVQSLDEDSDSALRASVRSVCPAKCMDMEVNSVSETSQLSSSSCMDESEGESSYGTQVEKAPEYSEGRTSDMDIDFGDNSLDVMTFEATKEHKESRSPDMDDEVKDVHGDGMLQHSGSFENLEIPVHETIQIMEAQFEDIGASQVSRAAQDITDVDVELISSYSDDHGDSNTVESLVKAETIGGMRQDENAEVAGYNRVDQVPAHFLSLSSGAAILPHPSKALTGGEDAYFVALNNWFGVADGVGQWSLEGINAGLYARELMENCERFVSKYEGTKPDEILTKAAAEASSPGSSTILVGYFDGQVLHVANIGDSGFIVIRNDTVLKRSTPMVYGFNFPFQIQRGDDPSRYIEMYKIDLHEEDVVVTATDGLFDNLYEHEVADIVSKSLQASLKPREIAEILATMAQELGRSASARSPFADAALAAGYPGFTGGLVCLPSFTLVVQLHESEE